DNA from Flavobacterium aestivum:
AAGTATTTGTATTTACTTCTTCCCTACTTTTCTTTTTAGGAGTTATATTTGGTTATTTTGTGGTCATCCCAATGTCGGTTAATTTTGTTGCTACTTTTACAGTAAGTGATGTAGTAAAAAACCAATTCACATTAGATTCCTATATGGGAATGGTAAAAACTAGCATTTTAGCCAGTGGATTATTCTTTGAATTACCTATTATCATTTATTTTCTAACCAAATTAGGTTTGGTAACACCTGAGTTTTTAAGGAAATATTGGAAATATGCCGTTGTAATAATCCTAATTGTTGCTGCAATTGTTACACCTCCTGATGTAGTGAGCCAAACTATTGTTGCTATACCAATGTTGATCATTTATGAAGTAAGCATATTGATTTCAAAAATTGTCGTATTAAATAAAAAGAAAGAAAATGT
Protein-coding regions in this window:
- the tatC gene encoding twin-arginine translocase subunit TatC → MANKTLGEMSFLDHLEELRWLLVRSTIAVIIMACITYFISDYLFDTIIFGPTRPSFFTYTFFCDLSHRLGFAESICITEMPFIIQNTEMEGQVNVFVWMCILAGFILSFPYILWEVWKFISPALYEKEKKNAKVFVFTSSLLFFLGVIFGYFVVIPMSVNFVATFTVSDVVKNQFTLDSYMGMVKTSILASGLFFELPIIIYFLTKLGLVTPEFLRKYWKYAVVIILIVAAIVTPPDVVSQTIVAIPMLIIYEVSILISKIVVLNKKKENV